Proteins encoded in a region of the Streptomyces akebiae genome:
- a CDS encoding SigE family RNA polymerase sigma factor, translated as MRPVRADGYQEFAAARAGHLYRSACLLTGGDTHLAEDLVQETLGRLYVKWGRVRRADNPVGYAQTVLTRTFLAHQRRRSSRERATDVIPDGPAAPGADASLRLTLVEALAQLPPKDRAVVVLRYWEDRSVEETAAAMNASSAAVRTRCVRALARLRVLLGDAIGEYATP; from the coding sequence ATGAGACCAGTCCGCGCGGACGGATACCAGGAGTTCGCGGCGGCGCGGGCGGGTCATCTGTACCGGTCCGCGTGTCTGCTCACCGGCGGGGACACCCATCTCGCCGAGGACCTCGTGCAGGAGACGCTCGGCCGGTTGTACGTGAAGTGGGGGCGGGTGCGGCGGGCCGACAACCCGGTCGGCTATGCGCAGACCGTGCTGACCAGGACGTTCCTCGCCCACCAGCGGCGCCGCAGCAGCCGGGAACGGGCCACCGACGTCATCCCGGACGGACCCGCCGCGCCCGGCGCCGACGCGTCCCTGCGGCTCACGCTCGTCGAGGCCCTGGCCCAACTGCCGCCCAAGGACCGGGCCGTGGTCGTCCTGCGCTACTGGGAGGACCGGTCCGTCGAGGAGACCGCAGCGGCGATGAACGCCAGCTCGGCGGCGGTGCGCACCCGGTGCGTCCGCGCCCTCGCCCGACTGCGCGTCCTGCTCGGCGACGCCATCGGCGAGTACGCCACACCCTGA
- the cpaB gene encoding Flp pilus assembly protein CpaB: MNSRQRRGVILLVLSALCALAAFAGVLSVIRDVNAKVGPEVTAYRLKSDIAPYKELTAGQFEKISMPERWLSGTAVTDLAEIRGKIAVTQLSKGSLLQSDMIVDRPELEAGQQEIAILIDASTGVAGKINPGSLVNIYATFEEKDSDSGKDTSKLMVADARVIDVGKLTPLEPGQSSSDRRRTATEAVPITFALDTADAQRVAFAESFAEHVRLALVGGGEATVVVPDDRSYTLDEDK, translated from the coding sequence GTGAACTCACGCCAGCGCCGCGGCGTCATCCTGCTGGTCCTCTCGGCCCTGTGCGCCCTGGCCGCCTTCGCCGGGGTGCTCTCGGTGATCCGTGACGTGAACGCGAAGGTCGGGCCCGAGGTGACCGCGTACCGGCTGAAGAGCGACATCGCTCCCTACAAAGAGCTGACGGCGGGCCAGTTCGAGAAGATCTCGATGCCGGAGCGGTGGCTGTCCGGCACGGCCGTCACCGATCTGGCGGAGATCCGCGGGAAGATCGCCGTCACCCAGCTGAGCAAGGGCTCCCTGCTCCAGTCCGACATGATCGTCGACCGCCCCGAACTCGAAGCGGGCCAGCAGGAGATCGCCATCCTGATCGACGCCTCCACCGGCGTGGCCGGAAAGATCAACCCGGGGTCGCTGGTCAACATCTACGCCACGTTCGAGGAGAAGGACAGCGACTCGGGCAAGGACACGTCCAAGCTCATGGTCGCCGACGCCCGGGTCATCGACGTCGGGAAGCTGACCCCCCTCGAACCGGGCCAGTCCAGCAGCGACCGCCGGCGCACGGCGACCGAGGCCGTCCCGATCACCTTCGCGCTCGACACCGCCGACGCCCAGCGCGTCGCCTTCGCCGAGTCGTTCGCCGAGCATGTCCGTCTCGCCCTCGTCGGGGGCGGCGAGGCCACCGTCGTCGTACCGGACGACCGCTCGTACACCCTCGACGAGGACAAGTAG
- a CDS encoding type II secretion system F family protein, producing MDNITLLALGATVLCGTLAVAGAHAYASGRAQRQALVDRLAGHQGGPPRTAAGRVRRFTAVDRRLRRTRLGRAIHLRLTTTGLDLTAGEFATYVAMVVVALWLIAAATLAPFFGPIAGAVGVWASAIFLNWQRQKRIEAFINQLPDVARLLANATAAGLALRTALAMAAEELEAPAGEELARVADQLALGRSVDDALGELAERLPSRELIVLVTTLVLSNKAGGSVVSSLRNLTQTLEDRKETRREVRTMLSEVNATAFTVPLLGLGSLLLINSSNDGALARVTGSPLGQLLVLISIGLYTVGFFVIRRLGKIEV from the coding sequence CTGGACAACATCACTCTGCTGGCTCTCGGCGCCACCGTCCTCTGCGGCACCCTCGCCGTCGCCGGCGCGCACGCGTACGCCTCCGGCCGCGCCCAGCGCCAGGCCCTCGTCGACCGTCTCGCGGGCCACCAGGGCGGCCCCCCGCGCACGGCGGCGGGCCGGGTGCGGCGCTTCACGGCCGTCGACCGCCGCCTGCGCCGCACCCGCCTGGGCCGCGCCATCCACCTCCGTCTGACCACGACCGGACTGGACCTCACCGCAGGGGAGTTCGCCACCTATGTGGCGATGGTCGTCGTGGCGCTGTGGCTGATCGCCGCCGCCACCCTGGCGCCCTTCTTCGGCCCGATCGCGGGCGCCGTGGGCGTGTGGGCGTCCGCCATCTTCCTCAACTGGCAGCGCCAGAAGCGCATCGAGGCCTTCATCAACCAACTCCCGGACGTGGCGCGCCTCCTGGCCAACGCCACCGCGGCCGGCCTGGCCCTCCGTACGGCACTGGCGATGGCGGCGGAGGAACTGGAGGCCCCCGCCGGTGAGGAACTGGCGCGGGTCGCCGACCAGCTGGCGCTCGGCCGCTCGGTGGACGACGCCCTCGGTGAGCTGGCCGAACGCCTCCCCTCCCGCGAACTGATCGTCCTCGTCACCACCCTCGTCCTGTCCAACAAGGCGGGCGGCTCGGTGGTCAGCTCGCTGCGCAACCTCACCCAGACGCTGGAGGACCGCAAGGAGACCCGCCGCGAGGTCCGCACGATGCTCTCCGAGGTCAACGCGACGGCCTTCACCGTCCCCCTCCTGGGCCTCGGCTCCCTCCTCCTGATCAACTCCTCGAACGACGGCGCCCTGGCCCGGGTGACCGGCTCGCCCCTCGGCCAGCTCCTGGTCCTGATCTCGATCGGCCTCTACACGGTCGGCTTCTTCGTCATCCGCCGCCTCGGCAAGATCGAAGTATGA
- a CDS encoding CpaF family protein produces MSLRSRIAAPDEGGAGREDGHLVAVYRAKLLEEIDLAEMSALSAADRRARLERVLGHIISREGPVLSSGERSQLIRRVVDEALGLGVLEPLLADASVTEIMVNGPDSIFVERAGRVEQLPLRFASTDQLMQTIERIVSTVNRRVDESNPMVDARLPTGERVNVIIPPLALTGPTLTIRRFPRAYTLPELIDLGSLDEQMLMLLAAFVRARFNVIVSGGTGTGKTTLLNALSGLIPPRERIITIEDSAELQLQQEHVIRLESRPPNIEGKGQITIRDLVRNSLRMRPDRIIVGEVRGGETLDMLQAMSTGHDGSLATVHANSAEDALMRLQTLGSMSEVLIPFEALKDQINSAVDVVVQLTRFADGSRKVTEIALLVSHGREQFRIATVSRFAPDPLGADRVVHGRFEHLPIPRPVAEKLYVANEPLPPAYGVTEAIDPLNTRQAIG; encoded by the coding sequence ATGAGCCTGCGATCCCGTATCGCCGCCCCCGACGAGGGGGGAGCCGGGCGCGAGGACGGACACCTCGTGGCCGTCTACCGCGCCAAGCTCCTCGAAGAGATCGACCTCGCAGAGATGTCGGCCCTGAGCGCGGCCGACCGCAGGGCCCGCCTGGAACGCGTCCTCGGCCACATCATCAGCCGGGAGGGCCCGGTCCTCTCCTCGGGCGAACGCTCCCAACTCATCCGCAGGGTCGTCGACGAGGCCCTGGGCCTGGGCGTCCTCGAACCCCTCCTCGCCGACGCGTCGGTCACGGAGATCATGGTCAACGGCCCGGACTCGATCTTCGTCGAACGAGCCGGCCGAGTGGAGCAACTGCCCCTGCGCTTCGCCTCCACCGACCAACTCATGCAGACGATCGAACGCATCGTCTCGACCGTCAACCGCCGCGTCGACGAATCCAACCCCATGGTCGACGCCCGCCTCCCCACCGGCGAGCGCGTCAACGTCATCATCCCCCCACTCGCCCTCACCGGTCCGACCCTCACGATCCGCCGCTTCCCCCGCGCGTACACCCTCCCCGAGCTCATCGACCTGGGCTCCCTCGACGAGCAGATGCTGATGCTCCTCGCGGCCTTCGTCCGCGCCCGCTTCAACGTCATCGTCAGCGGCGGTACCGGCACCGGAAAGACGACCCTCCTCAACGCCCTCTCCGGCCTGATCCCACCGCGCGAACGCATCATCACCATCGAGGACTCCGCCGAACTCCAGCTCCAGCAGGAACACGTGATCCGCCTGGAGTCGCGGCCCCCCAACATCGAGGGCAAGGGCCAGATCACCATCCGTGACCTGGTCCGCAACTCCCTCCGTATGCGCCCCGACCGCATCATCGTCGGTGAGGTCCGGGGCGGCGAGACCCTCGACATGCTCCAGGCCATGTCGACCGGCCACGACGGCTCCCTCGCCACGGTCCACGCCAACTCCGCCGAGGACGCGCTGATGCGCCTGCAGACCCTCGGCTCGATGTCCGAGGTCCTCATCCCCTTCGAGGCGCTCAAGGACCAGATCAACTCGGCGGTGGACGTGGTCGTGCAGCTCACCCGCTTCGCCGACGGCTCCCGCAAGGTCACCGAGATCGCCCTGCTCGTCTCGCACGGCCGCGAACAGTTCCGGATCGCCACCGTCTCCCGCTTCGCCCCCGACCCCCTCGGCGCCGACCGCGTCGTCCACGGCCGCTTCGAGCACCTGCCGATACCCCGCCCCGTCGCGGAGAAGCTGTACGTGGCCAACGAGCCGCTGCCCCCCGCGTACGGCGTGACCGAGGCCATCGACCCGCTCAACACCCGCCAGGCCATCGGATAG
- a CDS encoding putative T7SS-secreted protein has translation MGGWIPDGVGDKLKGAANTVVGKAEEVYDDGKKLLGEGIDAGTDYAGERLEDMGLRGVADKVEDWGDGTASALGATPGEQQLGETEQANELVHGNVGRIQESAKHLKDFHTAFDKVGDGMRKLDSSHWKGQAADTFREKFAMQPKKWMRAADACDQAAKALDSYADTVKWAQGQAQDAIDAYKAGMKASQAAVEAYNTKVDAYNAKVKAGEDPGPKPAEFSDPGKADITRAHELLKEARRQRNEAARTATTSVKAALEHAPAELPPALKLAANFADQGASSAVELTHVVGGVVKGGAGIITFGRSMNALDPYNIAHPAEYYQNVNMTLAGLTSTVAHPDRALKDAWQSAKKDPSEFGGRVVLDLLGTKGAGAARGAATGGIKGTLKHTLDDAAEAGGAQRGLRDTVGKAPQEHDNPGQKVQKDPTDPVDLTTGKMYLPQTDVVLPGALPLVFRRRVESGYHFGRWFGPSWSSTVDQRLQIDSEGVVFVTEDGLLLAYPHPAPGVPTLPSHGPRWPLDREDGGYTVTDPGTRRTWHFTDRGDDLAVIEQIDDRNGNWLTFEYDAEGTPLGIVSSAGYDVRVTTEAGRITALHLASGNQELKRYGYTDGHLTEVVNSSGLPLRFTYDEAGRVTSWTDTNDRGYTYEYDDRDRCVAEGGTHGHMSLRFTYGERDPATGHRVTTTTTGEGHTRRFVINDACQVVTEIDPLGAATHFERDRYHRLLSLTDPLGHTTTYRYDEAGNPTVVTRPDGREARAEHNELGLPVRVVNPDGTVVRQTYDERGNRTSVTGPTGHTTHFTYNESGHLTAVTDPLGHTATVRCDPAGLPLEITDPLGAVTRYARDPFGRPVTITDPTGAVTRLEWTVEGHLARRTAADGTTESWTYDGEGNRTTHTDPMGGVSHFEYTDFDLLTARTGPDGVRYEFDHDKELRLTRVTNPQGLTWAYEYDAAGNLVTETDFDDRTLTYTHDEAGRLKTRTNALGQVVSFERDELGQVLRKDAAGDVTTYAYDMTDQLAQATGPDGTTLTILRDRFGRVRSETVDGRELTYKYDEFGRRLSRTTPTGATTTWTYDATGRRTGMTASGRTIDFTYDEAGRELTRHIGETVALHHTFDPMGRLTTQSVMAADDRSIQHRSYSYRSDGNLTGIDDQLSGSRHFALDAAGRVIAVHAANWTETYAYDEAGNQTSASWPTDHPGQEATGLRSYEGTRITLAGKVRYEHDALGRITLRQKPRLSRKPDTWRYKWDAEDRLMSVTTPDGTRWRYTYDPLGRRTAKLRMADDGETVVERVDFTWADTTLCEQTTMSPALPNPITLTWDHQGLRPIAQTERITAADATQEEIDSRFFSIITDLVGTPSELVDEQGDIAWHTRSTLWGTTAWAANSTTYTPLRFPGQYYDPETGLHYNYFRHYDPETARYLSPDPLGIAPAPNPTTYVNNPHSWADPLGLAPCPRGAWEEKADFSSQKVMSKKFHAHAEDFIDNPGNLNKANLQRFEGAMREHMTADGTKIYRFDYRNQGAAVGFIDPATQKMVMLRADGKFWSAWELSDKQFQGIIDKGFLW, from the coding sequence ATGGGCGGCTGGATCCCGGACGGCGTGGGCGACAAGCTCAAGGGCGCCGCCAACACGGTCGTCGGCAAGGCCGAAGAGGTGTACGACGACGGCAAGAAGCTCCTCGGCGAAGGCATCGACGCGGGCACCGACTACGCCGGTGAGCGTTTGGAGGACATGGGCCTCCGGGGCGTCGCGGACAAGGTGGAGGACTGGGGCGACGGCACCGCGTCCGCCCTGGGCGCCACCCCCGGCGAGCAGCAGCTCGGGGAGACCGAGCAGGCCAACGAACTGGTCCACGGCAATGTCGGCCGTATCCAGGAGAGCGCCAAGCACCTCAAGGACTTCCACACGGCCTTCGACAAGGTCGGCGACGGTATGCGCAAGCTGGACTCCTCCCACTGGAAGGGCCAGGCCGCCGACACCTTCCGCGAGAAGTTCGCCATGCAGCCCAAGAAGTGGATGCGTGCGGCGGACGCCTGCGACCAGGCCGCCAAGGCGCTCGACTCGTACGCCGACACGGTCAAGTGGGCCCAGGGCCAGGCCCAGGACGCCATCGACGCCTACAAGGCGGGCATGAAAGCGTCCCAGGCGGCCGTGGAGGCGTACAACACCAAGGTCGACGCCTACAACGCCAAGGTGAAGGCCGGTGAGGATCCCGGCCCCAAACCGGCCGAGTTCAGCGACCCCGGCAAGGCGGACATCACCCGCGCCCACGAACTCCTCAAGGAGGCCCGCCGCCAGCGCAACGAGGCCGCCCGCACCGCCACCACCTCGGTCAAGGCAGCCCTGGAGCACGCCCCCGCCGAACTGCCGCCCGCCCTCAAACTCGCCGCCAACTTCGCCGACCAGGGTGCGTCATCGGCCGTGGAACTCACCCATGTCGTCGGAGGCGTCGTCAAGGGCGGCGCGGGCATCATCACCTTCGGCCGCAGCATGAACGCGCTCGACCCGTACAACATCGCCCACCCCGCCGAGTACTACCAGAACGTCAACATGACGCTCGCGGGGCTCACATCGACGGTCGCCCACCCCGACCGGGCCCTCAAGGACGCCTGGCAGTCCGCCAAGAAGGACCCGTCCGAATTCGGGGGCCGCGTCGTCCTCGACCTGCTCGGCACCAAGGGCGCGGGGGCCGCGCGCGGGGCGGCGACAGGCGGCATCAAAGGCACGCTCAAGCACACCCTGGACGACGCGGCCGAGGCGGGAGGAGCCCAACGCGGGCTGAGGGACACCGTCGGCAAGGCGCCCCAAGAGCACGACAACCCCGGCCAGAAGGTCCAGAAGGACCCGACCGACCCGGTCGACCTCACCACGGGCAAGATGTACCTGCCCCAGACGGACGTGGTGCTTCCAGGTGCTCTCCCCCTCGTCTTCAGACGGCGTGTGGAGTCCGGCTACCACTTCGGCCGCTGGTTCGGCCCGTCGTGGTCCTCAACGGTCGACCAGCGCCTGCAGATCGACTCCGAGGGCGTCGTCTTCGTCACCGAGGACGGCCTGCTCCTCGCCTACCCCCACCCCGCGCCGGGTGTCCCCACCCTCCCCAGCCACGGCCCCCGCTGGCCCCTGGACCGCGAGGACGGCGGCTACACGGTCACCGACCCCGGTACGCGCCGCACCTGGCACTTCACCGACCGCGGAGACGACCTGGCCGTCATCGAGCAGATCGACGACCGCAACGGCAACTGGCTCACCTTCGAGTACGACGCCGAGGGCACCCCGCTCGGCATCGTCTCCAGCGCCGGATACGACGTACGCGTCACCACGGAGGCCGGCCGGATCACGGCACTCCACCTGGCCTCCGGCAACCAGGAACTGAAGCGCTACGGCTACACGGACGGCCACCTGACCGAGGTCGTCAACTCCTCCGGCCTCCCCCTCCGCTTCACGTACGACGAGGCCGGCCGCGTCACGTCCTGGACGGACACGAACGACCGCGGCTACACGTACGAGTACGACGACCGGGACCGCTGCGTCGCCGAGGGCGGCACGCACGGCCACATGAGCCTCCGCTTCACCTACGGCGAACGGGACCCGGCAACCGGTCACCGCGTGACGACCACGACAACGGGCGAGGGCCACACCCGCCGCTTCGTGATCAACGACGCCTGCCAGGTCGTCACCGAGATCGACCCCCTGGGCGCCGCCACCCACTTCGAACGGGACCGCTACCACCGCCTCCTCTCCCTGACGGACCCCCTCGGCCACACGACCACGTACCGCTACGACGAAGCCGGCAACCCGACCGTCGTCACCCGCCCGGACGGCCGCGAGGCGAGGGCCGAGCACAACGAACTCGGCCTGCCGGTGCGGGTGGTGAACCCGGACGGCACGGTCGTCCGCCAGACGTACGACGAGCGGGGCAACCGCACCTCCGTGACCGGGCCGACCGGCCACACCACCCACTTCACGTACAACGAGTCGGGCCACCTGACCGCCGTAACGGACCCCCTCGGCCACACGGCAACGGTCCGCTGCGACCCCGCCGGTCTCCCGTTGGAGATCACGGACCCCCTCGGCGCGGTCACCCGCTACGCACGTGACCCCTTCGGCAGACCCGTCACCATCACGGACCCCACAGGTGCGGTGACCCGGCTGGAGTGGACGGTCGAGGGCCACCTCGCCCGCCGCACCGCCGCCGACGGCACCACGGAGTCGTGGACGTACGACGGCGAGGGCAACCGCACCACCCACACCGACCCGATGGGCGGCGTATCCCACTTCGAGTACACCGACTTCGACCTGCTGACGGCCCGCACGGGCCCGGACGGGGTCCGCTACGAGTTCGACCACGACAAGGAGCTACGCCTGACGCGGGTGACCAACCCGCAGGGCCTGACGTGGGCATACGAGTACGACGCCGCAGGCAACCTGGTCACGGAGACGGACTTCGACGACCGCACCCTCACGTACACCCACGACGAGGCGGGTCGCCTGAAGACCCGCACGAACGCGCTCGGCCAGGTGGTTTCCTTCGAGCGCGACGAACTGGGCCAAGTGCTCCGCAAGGACGCGGCGGGCGACGTCACGACGTACGCGTACGACATGACGGACCAACTCGCCCAGGCGACAGGCCCGGACGGTACGACACTGACGATCCTGCGCGACCGCTTCGGCCGGGTGCGCTCGGAAACGGTCGACGGCCGCGAACTGACGTACAAGTACGACGAGTTCGGTCGACGGCTATCCCGCACAACACCGACAGGGGCGACAACGACCTGGACGTACGACGCGACCGGTCGCCGCACGGGGATGACAGCCTCGGGCCGCACCATCGACTTCACCTACGACGAAGCCGGCCGCGAACTGACCCGTCACATCGGCGAAACGGTCGCCCTGCACCACACCTTCGACCCCATGGGTCGCCTGACGACCCAGTCGGTGATGGCGGCAGACGACCGCTCGATCCAACACCGCTCATACTCCTACCGCTCCGACGGCAACCTGACCGGCATCGACGACCAACTCTCCGGCTCGCGCCACTTCGCCCTGGACGCGGCGGGCAGGGTGATCGCGGTCCACGCGGCGAACTGGACGGAGACGTACGCCTACGACGAGGCGGGCAACCAGACATCAGCGTCGTGGCCGACGGACCACCCGGGCCAAGAGGCGACGGGGCTGCGCTCGTACGAGGGCACCCGCATCACCCTCGCGGGCAAGGTCCGCTACGAGCACGACGCCCTCGGCCGCATCACCCTCCGCCAGAAGCCCCGCCTGTCCCGCAAACCGGACACCTGGCGATACAAGTGGGACGCAGAGGACCGTCTGATGTCGGTGACAACACCGGACGGCACGCGCTGGCGCTACACCTACGACCCCCTGGGCCGCCGCACGGCGAAACTCCGTATGGCAGACGACGGGGAAACGGTCGTCGAACGGGTCGACTTCACCTGGGCTGACACGACACTCTGCGAACAGACCACCATGTCCCCGGCCCTCCCGAACCCGATCACCCTCACCTGGGACCACCAAGGCCTGCGGCCCATCGCCCAAACGGAACGCATCACCGCAGCCGACGCGACTCAAGAAGAGATCGACTCCCGCTTCTTCTCCATCATCACGGACCTGGTGGGCACGCCCAGCGAACTCGTAGACGAACAGGGAGACATCGCCTGGCACACGCGGAGCACGCTGTGGGGCACGACGGCCTGGGCCGCGAACAGCACTACTTACACGCCCCTCCGTTTCCCCGGCCAGTACTACGATCCCGAAACCGGACTCCACTACAACTACTTCCGCCACTACGACCCGGAAACCGCCCGCTATCTCAGCCCCGACCCTCTTGGGATAGCTCCGGCACCAAACCCCACCACGTACGTCAATAACCCACATTCATGGGCTGACCCCCTGGGACTCGCACCATGCCCTCGAGGGGCCTGGGAAGAGAAAGCAGATTTCTCCAGCCAGAAAGTAATGAGCAAGAAATTCCATGCCCACGCAGAAGATTTTATTGACAATCCGGGAAATCTAAATAAGGCTAATCTTCAGCGGTTCGAAGGAGCCATGCGGGAGCACATGACCGCAGACGGCACTAAAATCTATAGATTCGACTATCGAAATCAAGGAGCAGCAGTCGGGTTCATCGATCCAGCGACTCAGAAGATGGTTATGCTGCGGGCAGACGGTAAATTCTGGTCCGCTTGGGAATTGAGCGATAAACAGTTCCAGGGGATTATCGACAAGGGGTTTCTGTGGTGA
- a CDS encoding AAA family ATPase — protein sequence MTIRILPAAGDVESARALTTLLGQLADAEPAPPVADSTALLDTLARMAADSLDELPEVVLVHERIGPVPALDLVRDLVLRFPAVGVVLVTSDTSTGVLTAAMDSGARGIVNLPLSYESLAERVQAAAAWSAGMRRHLGSGTPELYAGPGGTVVTVSGAKGGVGATVTAVQLALAARASGRTVALLDLDLQSGDVASYLDVQFRRSVADLAAITDLNPRVLQEAVYAHDTGISLLLAPAEGERGEEVTDRVARQVVATLRSRHDVVIVDCGSQMNAATAAAVEMADQALLLVTPDVVAVRAAKRMVRLWDRLQIRKAEETLTVVNRLSRATEIQPSLVEKVTGTKVARAAVPAAFKELQSVVDAGRLQDLDARSVVKQALWALAGELELVAAPDHGHGGRRRRSSADRGALVLRRKGGDRGSATLEFAGMLPLILITMTILWQAALYGYTYSLAGNAADEAARAATAAYAVDGDIAGACQTAGGAHLPGAWSDTAIDCAAVGPVMRAEVQANVPLFFPGFDTGWTVNGEAGAALEGDAP from the coding sequence ATGACCATCCGCATCCTCCCCGCCGCCGGTGACGTCGAATCGGCCCGTGCCCTCACCACCCTGCTGGGCCAGCTCGCCGACGCGGAACCGGCACCACCCGTCGCCGACTCCACCGCGCTGCTGGACACCCTGGCGCGGATGGCCGCCGATTCGCTGGACGAGCTGCCGGAGGTGGTGCTGGTCCACGAACGGATCGGCCCGGTCCCCGCGTTGGACCTGGTCCGCGACCTCGTCCTGCGCTTCCCGGCGGTCGGCGTCGTGCTCGTCACCTCCGACACCAGCACGGGCGTCCTGACCGCCGCCATGGACTCCGGCGCCCGGGGCATCGTCAACCTCCCCCTCTCGTACGAGTCCCTCGCCGAGCGCGTCCAGGCCGCCGCCGCCTGGTCGGCCGGCATGCGACGCCACCTCGGCAGCGGAACGCCCGAGCTGTACGCGGGCCCCGGCGGCACCGTCGTCACGGTCAGCGGGGCCAAGGGCGGCGTCGGCGCCACCGTCACCGCCGTGCAGCTCGCGCTCGCGGCCCGCGCGTCCGGCCGTACGGTCGCCCTCCTCGACCTCGACCTCCAGTCGGGGGACGTGGCCTCATACCTCGACGTGCAGTTCCGCCGCTCGGTCGCCGACCTGGCCGCCATCACGGACCTCAACCCCCGTGTCCTCCAGGAGGCCGTCTACGCCCACGACACCGGTATCTCCCTCCTCCTCGCCCCCGCCGAGGGCGAACGCGGCGAGGAGGTGACGGACCGGGTGGCCCGCCAGGTGGTGGCCACCCTCCGCTCCCGGCACGACGTGGTGATCGTCGACTGCGGCTCCCAGATGAACGCGGCCACGGCGGCGGCCGTCGAGATGGCCGACCAGGCCCTGCTGCTGGTCACCCCGGACGTCGTCGCGGTCCGCGCCGCCAAACGCATGGTCCGCCTCTGGGACCGCCTCCAGATCCGCAAGGCCGAGGAGACCCTGACGGTCGTCAACCGCCTGTCCCGCGCCACGGAGATCCAGCCCTCCCTGGTCGAGAAGGTCACCGGCACCAAGGTGGCCCGCGCCGCCGTCCCCGCCGCCTTCAAGGAACTCCAGTCCGTCGTCGACGCGGGCCGCCTCCAGGACCTCGACGCCCGCTCCGTCGTCAAACAGGCGCTGTGGGCGCTGGCCGGTGAACTGGAACTGGTCGCCGCGCCGGACCACGGCCACGGCGGCCGGCGCCGCAGGTCCTCCGCCGACCGAGGCGCCCTCGTCCTGCGCCGCAAGGGCGGCGACCGGGGCTCGGCGACCCTCGAATTCGCCGGCATGCTCCCCCTGATCCTGATCACCATGACGATCCTCTGGCAGGCGGCCCTCTACGGCTACACCTACTCCCTCGCCGGCAACGCCGCCGACGAGGCCGCCCGCGCCGCCACCGCCGCGTACGCGGTCGACGGCGACATCGCCGGCGCGTGCCAGACGGCGGGCGGCGCGCACCTGCCGGGTGCCTGGAGCGACACCGCCATCGACTGCGCCGCAGTCGGCCCCGTCATGCGAGCCGAGGTCCAGGCCAACGTCCCCCTCTTCTTCCCGGGCTTCGACACGGGCTGGACCGTCAACGGCGAGGCGGGCGCGGCCCTGGAGGGAGACGCGCCATGA
- a CDS encoding colicin immunity domain-containing protein, which translates to MNHPENDQHVDLSDVLDRDGSLASSWLRGKSVTPVPVGPHMDAALTRRVAAGCRAVGASHVVCANLPSGSSQTATTTLRLPIDSGHDAITPPSVMYTPDRQGVVLFREAGYALIAGSDSFMAAAVREGVDTARARFGRHARKLSACHPTLTTVSAAYPSARGAWSDPADVPLGSAAAQLLALLDKFVGGTCSAPEFAHGWWEARRASRANGERIQGPLADLFDRVFMTLEDYSVDPELWEPGELTDSELKTAIQEIGNTFHHPKEDSN; encoded by the coding sequence GTGAATCATCCGGAAAACGATCAGCATGTAGACCTCTCCGATGTGCTCGACCGGGACGGGTCACTCGCCTCCTCCTGGCTGCGGGGCAAGTCGGTAACTCCCGTACCAGTCGGTCCTCACATGGATGCAGCGCTGACGCGACGTGTCGCGGCCGGCTGCCGCGCTGTTGGCGCATCGCACGTCGTTTGCGCCAACCTCCCGAGCGGTTCCTCGCAAACGGCCACGACAACGCTTCGCCTCCCGATCGACTCGGGGCATGACGCCATCACACCGCCATCCGTCATGTACACCCCCGACCGGCAAGGCGTTGTCCTGTTCCGGGAAGCGGGTTACGCACTCATCGCGGGTAGCGACTCCTTCATGGCTGCCGCCGTGAGAGAGGGGGTCGACACCGCACGGGCGCGTTTCGGCCGCCACGCACGAAAGCTATCGGCCTGCCACCCCACCTTGACGACCGTGTCCGCCGCTTACCCGTCCGCGCGCGGGGCATGGTCAGACCCAGCCGACGTTCCTCTTGGAAGTGCGGCGGCCCAACTACTCGCGCTGCTGGACAAGTTCGTCGGCGGCACCTGCTCCGCACCTGAGTTCGCACATGGCTGGTGGGAGGCCAGACGAGCCTCACGGGCGAATGGGGAACGCATCCAAGGCCCACTCGCAGATCTCTTCGACCGTGTTTTCATGACCCTCGAGGACTATTCGGTCGACCCAGAGCTCTGGGAGCCTGGCGAATTGACTGATTCGGAACTAAAAACAGCTATCCAGGAGATCGGAAACACATTTCACCACCCCAAAGAGGATAGCAACTAA